The DNA window TACTGGATCATATAACCTTTGTGGACACTCCTGGAGTTTTATCAGGGGAAAAGCAGCGAACACAGCGTAGCTATGACTTCACTGGAGTTACATCATGGTTTGCAGCCAAGTGTGACCTAATTCTTCTCCTATTTGATCCACATAAGCTTGACATCAGTGATGAGTTCAAGCGTGTAATTGGGTCACTCAAAGGGCATGATGATAAAATACGTATAGTTCTGAACAAAGCAGACCAAGTTGATGCACAACAAGTGAGTGTTATTGCTATCCCTTTATAGTGTGATAACATATTCCATTTTCATCCTCTTTatgcataggaaaaaaaaatcatggagtGTGATAAGAAACATTGATTTGTTTTTTACATTTCAAGTGGAGACAAAAAAGAGTAGCTATGTTGATTGAAAGCAAATAACGACTTTGCTTCTGACAAATTTATCCTCAGCTCATGAGAGTCTATGGAGCACTGCTATGGTCGCTTGGGAAAGTTCTGAACACACCAGAAGTCATGCGTGTGTACATAGGGTATGATGTCATCTTCCCCAGAAGCTTCACCTTCACATATGGCAATGCATCGATCAATCTGATGGTTTTGCAATGATCACACAACCTTACCACTGACAATTCCAAATTAACATGTGACAGTTCATTTAACGACAAGCCCATTAGGGAGACAGTAGCTGGGCCACTGGGTAAAGAACTGTTTGAGAAAGAACAAGAAGACCTGCTCTCCGACCTGAACGACATTCCAAAGAAAGCCTGTGACCGTCGAGTGAGaagctcatcatcatcatcatcagaaacaCCTTTTCTTGCAAGATTACATATATATGCTCACTCATGCTAACCATTCATTCTGTCACTGAAAAACTGTTTGGTGTTTTCAGATCAACGAATTCGTGAAGCGTTCGAGGTCAGCCAAGGTCCATGCTCACATAATCAGCCACCTGAAGAAGGAGATGCCGGCGCTGATGGGCAAGGCCAAGGCGCAGCAGCGGCTGCTCGACACCCTCGACGAGCAGTTCGCCAAGGTTCAGAAGGAGCTGCACTTGCCGGCCGGCGACTTCCCCAGCGTGGATGAGTACAGGGAGACACTGAGCGCCTACAACTTCGACAAGTTCGAGAGGCTGAAGCCCAAGCTGGTGCAGGGCGTCGACGACATGCTCGCCTACGACATCCCCGATCTCCTCAAGAGCTTCAGGAACCCCTACGAATGAAtgagcaagcagcagcagtcaGAGAAGGCGTGTTCGACCACAATACAAGCATGGATCTTTCTTGTTCACAAAAAAAGAATGTGATCCGTGAATCGTCAATCCATCTCTTTTGTGCTCCACGAAGGCGCGATATATGGCTTTTTGTTGGCGATTTTCTTCAGTCTTCTGCAGTGATCTCTGAAGAAGGCAGTGTGACAGGAATGTGCAAAGTGAAGCCGATTGGAAAGTTTGGAACAGCGCTAAACTGGGCTTGGGCTTGCGAGATCAGAATTTGCAATGTGCTCGGCCCATGAGACCAGGTGTGTGTGTGCGGTACAGCAGCACGAGTCGCATATGTAATGTACGGGCGTGTTGCGATGCGACACGGGGCTCGGGGAAGACCGAGAAGAGCCGTGAGGAGGACCGTTTACGTGGTCGTAGGTCGTAGCATGGACTCGCGTTCGCCGTCGCGACCGATACGGCGCCACACACGCGCGGTCGCACCGCACCCAACCCCCGATTGGaccggagggaggagagagcaAGTGCACGACTGCAAGAGAGATTCCCGTACACCACCCGTCAGATTCCCCCGTCTCCTCGGCTAAAGAGTTCGCACCCACCAAACCAAACACCACACGACGCGCTCCTCcctctcgctgctgctgctgcggagaacgaaggagagaggaggacgaGCTGCGCGGGCGCCATCCAGCAGCGGCTGCGAACAGCAACGTCGTAGCCGACGGGAGCCCGCCACCTACCCGCACCAACCCGTCCCCGAGGTTGGCTTTTGGTCGAGCAGTTGGTGGGCACCTAACCCGGCGAACTCCGGCTGAAGTAAGTGCGAGTGAGTAGTAGTAGTTGGGGGTGAGGAGGATGAAGAAGTTGTACCAGGGGAAGGGCCGGAGGGTGcacccggcgccggcgccgcaggcGCAGGCGGAtgctgcggcgccggcggcggttgTGCTGCCGGCTGCTGTGCTGGCCCTGGCGTCGGCGCTCAcggcggaggagcaggaggTGCTCGCCTACCTGCTGTCTGGAGGTGGGGCGGCcgggggacgccgccgccgccgcggggctcaCCCGCCGGAGATGGGGTGCGGGTGCTTCGGCTGCTACAAGAGCTTCTGGGCGCGTTGGGACGCGTCCCCCAACCGCCACGTCATCCACCGCATCATCGACGCcgtggaggagggcggcggcggcggcggcggagctggcccgccgcgccgccctccccgccgccgccgcggcggcaaacgcggaggcggcgactgCGAGGAGGATGCAAGTGCCACCAAGGAGGCGGATGCCAGCGTggaacaccaccaccacgcctGTGGCTTCGatggcgaggaggacggcgactacgagggcgatggcgacgacgaggaggaggaggaagagggc is part of the Oryza glaberrima chromosome 4, OglaRS2, whole genome shotgun sequence genome and encodes:
- the LOC127771421 gene encoding uncharacterized protein LOC127771421, with amino-acid sequence MKKLYQGKGRRVHPAPAPQAQADAAAPAAVVLPAAVLALASALTAEEQEVLAYLLSGGGAAGGRRRRRGAHPPEMGCGCFGCYKSFWARWDASPNRHVIHRIIDAVEEGGGGGGGAGPPRRPPRRRRGGKRGGGDCEEDASATKEADASVEHHHHACGFDGEEDGDYEGDGDDEEEEEEGDSMDGDADDETTLSEGDCSSSSSSNAEKSTVGRLVRFIGEKVWGAWN